One Pirellulales bacterium DNA window includes the following coding sequences:
- a CDS encoding DUF58 domain-containing protein gives MTSDSKRFLHPETVGRIAHLEMRARHIVEGFLSGIHRSPYFGQSIEFLQHREYTRGDDPRHIDWKVWAKQDRYYVKQYEEETNLRCTLLVDVSGSMQYGTGPLNKYAYGCTIAASLAYLLLRQQDSVGCVSFDQTTRVAVPPRSKRTHLQSIIQALDVSAPEEKTDLYRILRDVVERSPRRGMIVLISDLLVDRPGLFKGLRLLKQRGHDVLVFHVMDDDELDFDFNGPTRFDGLELPEHLTCNPRALREGYLAALHTYLDELRRGCAQHVVDYALIRTSHPLDVALATYLSSRLGMHHRN, from the coding sequence ATGACGTCCGATTCCAAAAGATTTTTGCATCCTGAGACGGTCGGACGGATTGCGCACCTCGAGATGCGCGCCCGGCACATCGTCGAAGGATTCTTGTCCGGCATTCACCGCAGCCCCTACTTCGGTCAATCGATCGAGTTCCTGCAGCACCGCGAGTACACGCGCGGAGATGATCCGCGGCATATCGACTGGAAGGTGTGGGCCAAGCAGGACCGCTATTACGTCAAGCAGTATGAAGAAGAGACCAACCTTCGCTGCACGCTGCTGGTCGACGTATCGGGCAGCATGCAGTACGGCACAGGCCCCTTGAACAAGTACGCCTACGGCTGCACAATCGCGGCCAGCCTGGCTTATCTGCTGTTGCGCCAACAGGACTCGGTCGGTTGCGTGTCGTTCGATCAGACCACGCGCGTGGCTGTGCCGCCGCGCAGCAAGCGCACGCACCTGCAATCGATCATTCAGGCACTGGACGTCAGCGCGCCGGAGGAAAAGACCGATTTGTACCGGATTCTTCGCGACGTGGTCGAAAGGTCTCCGCGTCGCGGCATGATCGTGCTGATCTCGGATCTACTGGTCGACCGGCCGGGCCTCTTCAAGGGCTTGCGACTGCTCAAGCAGCGCGGACACGACGTGCTGGTATTTCACGTGATGGACGACGACGAGCTGGATTTCGATTTCAATGGCCCCACCCGCTTCGACGGCTTGGAGCTGCCCGAACACCTGACGTGCAATCCGCGGGCCTTGCGCGAAGGCTACCTGGCGGCGCTGCACACCTATCTCGACGAATTGCGACGCGGCTGCGCGCAGCACGTCGTCGACTATGCGTTGATCCGCACCAGCCATCCTCTGGACGTGGCTCTGGCAACGTACCTGAGCAGCCGGCTGGGCATGCACCATCGTAACTAA
- a CDS encoding MoxR family ATPase — translation MTAENNSLNESSAIRQLGLAREKILQQLSEVIVGQHEVIEELLISLFSRGHCLLEGVPGLAKTLLISTLSRTLNLSFSRIQFTPDLMPADITGTEILEENRSTGAREFRFLQGPLFGNIILADEINRTPPKTQAALLEAMQERQITAGRVRHRLPDPFFVLATQNPIEQEGTYPLPEAQQDRFMFKVFVKYPSFDEEFEIARRTTATMVDHVIPVLTADEILALQRLVREVPVSDHVIRYCLSLVRQTRVHEVGSPEFIQDQLNWGAGPRAVQFLVLGGKARALLRGRTYVTTDDIQALAKPVLRHRLVVNFAAESEGITTDDVIDRLLEATPTKEDELTNDVRFQKIFAS, via the coding sequence GCCTGGCGCGAGAAAAGATCCTCCAGCAGCTATCCGAAGTGATCGTCGGTCAGCACGAGGTCATTGAGGAACTCCTGATCTCGCTCTTCAGCCGCGGGCATTGTCTGCTGGAAGGTGTGCCGGGGCTCGCCAAGACGTTGCTGATCAGCACGCTTAGCCGCACGCTCAACCTGTCGTTCAGCCGCATCCAATTCACACCGGACTTGATGCCGGCCGACATCACCGGCACCGAGATCCTGGAAGAGAACCGCTCGACGGGCGCGCGCGAATTCCGTTTCTTGCAGGGCCCGCTGTTCGGCAACATCATCCTGGCCGACGAAATCAATCGCACGCCGCCCAAAACGCAGGCGGCATTGCTCGAAGCGATGCAGGAACGCCAGATCACGGCCGGCCGGGTGCGCCATCGGCTGCCCGACCCGTTCTTCGTGCTGGCCACGCAAAATCCGATCGAGCAAGAAGGGACGTATCCGCTGCCCGAAGCGCAGCAGGACCGCTTCATGTTCAAGGTGTTCGTAAAGTATCCCTCGTTCGACGAGGAATTCGAGATCGCCCGCCGGACCACGGCCACGATGGTCGACCACGTGATCCCGGTGCTCACGGCCGACGAAATCCTGGCCCTGCAACGGTTGGTGCGCGAGGTGCCCGTTTCGGACCACGTCATCCGCTATTGCTTGTCGCTGGTGCGTCAGACGCGCGTCCACGAGGTGGGGTCGCCGGAGTTCATCCAGGACCAGTTGAACTGGGGCGCTGGACCCCGGGCTGTGCAATTCTTGGTGCTGGGGGGCAAGGCCCGCGCCCTGTTGCGTGGCCGCACGTATGTCACGACGGACGATATCCAAGCGCTCGCCAAGCCTGTGCTGCGACACCGGCTGGTGGTGAATTTTGCCGCCGAGAGCGAGGGCATAACCACCGATGACGTGATCGACCGACTGCTCGAAGCGACCCCCACGAAAGAAGACGAGTTGACCAATGACGTCCGATTCCAAAAGATTTTTGCATCCTGA